The nucleotide window CCACCATCTGGTGTTCCTGCTGTATACGTGTGTGCTGCAGTATCAGTATTTGACATGATTACTTTACCACCAACATCTACTGTTGCAGTACTTGGAATGTAACATCCATCTGGACTAGTTTCACAACCTGGTGCGCCAGAACCTAATGCTGGAACGATTGTGACTTCTGAGTGATCTGCAAAAGCAGCTGGTGTCATTGCGACAATACCTGCTGCAATAGCAAATAGTACGAAGAATGAGCTAATTGCTTTAGTCTTCATTAGATTGAATACTTGTTCGGATACATAAAAACCTCACTGGAATTTTCAGTTATGAAATATTAATTTTTTCTAGATTGGTACAACTTTAGAATTCCAAAAATAGGAATTCCAATATACATTCCAATGTTTAGAAGAATTATAGATATGCCGTACCCTAACATCTTTTCCTCTGAATCAATGTTAACGTGGTTCAATAATGATAATGATGATAGCATTGGAGTTAATGTCACTTTTGTAAATTCTTTGAAAATTGGATGCTCTCTTTCAAAGTCTGCAACTGTTGGTGAAAATGAATAATAAAATTGATTAAAAGATGTCATAAATGCCATACCTGAACTTGTTTTTAGAATTGTATTGTCTCTAAGTTCTCTTAATTGTTGAACTTGAGGTGCAAACTCAGAACCATATGTAGCAGTTGCAATTAGGCATCCCCCATTTTCTCCATCTACTTTGTTATTATCAATTGTTGGTTGAGCATAAACATCACCTACTAAAATATCAAAAGAGACTGTTTCTGGCGGAATTGGTTGAAACAAAATTCCCTCTATTGTAAAATCCATGGTATAAATTCCCTCACCTAAATTGAATTCAATTGGAATTTTCACAGATCCAACTGATGTATGCGTAAGTGGAATTGGTCCAAAAACAGTCTCCCCATCTTTTGAAACTGAAATCGTATAATCAATATGTTCTTGAATTTTTTTTGTTTGAGGATTGATAAAATCTATATTTATTTTAGTTTGAGTATTTGGATCAATCTTATCATACGTTAATTTGACATCAAGTGTTCCTTTCTCAGTTACCATAGTTTGCTCTTCTGCAAATGCTGGAATAATTAATAATGGAATTAACAATAACATTAGTAAAAATTTCATAGATTATCTTTTAATTTGACAAATAAAAGTTGTACTCTAATTTTCATAAAAAATTACTGCGCATAGAAATTCTATACCATCTTTAAATATGGAATAAACATAAATTCTATATTGAATAACAAGTTTGCAATATTACTAATCATCATAGGCATTTTCACCATTCCAATAATTCTTCCAAACGCATTTGCTCATGGACTTGGTGGTGATCAAGCTGAACCTATCAGCTTTGGTGGAATGGAAGTAACTGTTCGAACCCAATTAAGTCCATCTGATATTACTGTTGGTGAAATTAATTCTGCAAATATGCAAGTACGTTTCTTTGATACACTAACTGATGAAAATCTTGATAAAGTTACATATCGAATAGAAGTCTGGCAAAGTGGAGAACTTTTAGCTAGAAATTTGTTTTATGATTTAGATGGAAGATTAGATGTTAAAATTAAACCTCAACCCACATGTAATAAAACCCATCTTGAAGAATGTTCAATTTATGGTGGCTCTGAACATGTAAGTGCACCAGGTGCTCTATTTGTTCAAGGTGCAGCATGTACTGATGATAATTTAGACATTTGCGCAAGACCATCAATCACAGGCCCAATATTTGTAAAAGGTGGTTTATACAAAATTAGAGTTGATATTGAGGCTGCTACTAGTCCAAGAACTATATTAGCTAATTTGCTTAGCTATGAAACTTTTGTTAGTGTTGCACAGGAACAAAACTTTTTTCTAAAGACTGCAAATGCTGAAGAAATCCCAGTCATTATAAAAACATACTATGATGATGTTGATAACTTCAAATTTGATCAATCAGACAATTCTATCTCATTTGATATGCCATTTGATTGGAGTCCATCATATGTTGATTTAGTACAAGTTGTTCATGAAGAAGTCAGAGTTCCAAAGACTTTTACACCTTATGCAGAAGGAAAACAATTCAAAGGATATGTTAATGGAGTGGAAATTGATCAGAGGGCATTACTTAATGATCCGTATTCACATGATGATACCAATATCATTCATTTTCTAATTACCAAAAATGAATTACAAAAAATCAATGAAAAACTGGGATCAGACAACTACGACAATCCAAAAATGGATTTAAAACTAGTACCTTTATCTGAAGCTTCAAAAAGTTCAACAGAATTTTATCTTGTTGATACTGTTAATCATAAACAAATTCCAACAACTGTGAATATCTCATGGGATGGAAAGTATGGAGCTAATCAAGAAATTCCATTTGAGTTTACATTCTTTAATGAAAACAGGGAGCTAATCAAAGATATTCATTATGCATACTTTGTTTTTGATGAATCTGACAAAGAAATAGCAAGTAATGTGGGTGATGATCCCTCAATGCTTGGAATTCTTTCTACTGAAGGAATTGACATTCAAAGAATTTTTGTTCCTTCTCAAGGTCAAATTAGAGTTGATGTCAAAGTTTTAGGAACTGGATTAGACTATAATCCAAAGTATGCTGGGATTGGTTCCGCAATTATTGAGATTGGACCTGGTTTGTCAACTTCAGTACCTGAGAAAGTACCAATTCCTAGTTGGATTAAAAATAATGCTGAATGGTGGGCAGCTGATCAAATTGATGACAACTCGTTTGTTCAAGGTATTCAATATTTAATTAAAGAAAATATTTTAAAGATTCCATCAACCTCACAGGGATCTAGCTCTGGCTCAAACGAAATTCCTATGTGGATTAAAAACAACGCAGGTTGGTGGGCTGATGGATCAATTGATGATGGTTCTTTTATTCAAGGCATTCAATTTTTGATTAAAGAAGGAATAATGAAGATTCAATCATAGGTTTTTAAATAAATTAAGTAAAGTGATATTGTTATGAAAGACATCAATGACATTATGCCCAAAATCCCAAACATGAGATGGGGAGCTTTGATGAACAAAGCGCCAACCAATGATAAAGTTGAAGAAATGAACAAAATTTTCCCAGATAATGGCAAATGGCATACTGTATTTGAAGAAAAAGATCTGGTCACCATTGATGGAAAAGAAATACGCAAAAAAGATCCTAGCAAGTGGACATAGTTTGCAAAATCTATCACTAATCACAATTTTAATTATTTCTGCTGCATTTGTATTGGGATTTCATAATGCATACGGTCATGGTGTAGGAAATGAAACTTTTCCACCTGTAGAATTAGATGGAAAACTTGTTACTTTGGAAGTGTCCTCTTCAAAAAATGATCCAAATACAAAAGATGATCAACAAATATCTATTTCATTGATTAATTTTGATTCAAAAGTTACTTTACGTGATACCACTTTTCTGATAAAATCTGAACGTGGAGAGCAATTTCTCTTTGAACAAGAATTTAAGGCAGACAATGGTTTCATAGTTTTTAATTTTGTATCTGAAGACAATGATTCAATTATAGTAGAAACTGAGAACGGTGGTAATTTTTTCAGTTCTTTATTGGGACTTGAAAGTAAACTAGTGAATGTAAAAGGACCAAGACTTAGTGAAGGCGGTCTGTACAAATTTGATATTAAGGTACTTACTGCTAATGACTATTCTAAAAAATTAGAAAAACCATTGACATTCAATGCAGGAATTTCTATTGCTCAGACAATTAGATATGATTTTATTGATCCAAATTTCGGAGAACAAAATATTCATGTTGTAACATACTATGATGAAATTTCCAATTTTAATTATGATTTTATTTCAAAGAAAATCTCTTATTTCATGCCATTTGATTGGACTGAATCTAACATTAATCAAACATCTGTTGTTCATCAAGAACTTGTAATTCCAAAAAAATTTGGTGATTTACTATCTTCTGGATTTTCTATATATGTAAATGAAGTAAAACTGTCTGATGATGTTATAAATATTGATGATTTTTTTTCTGATGAACGCGTTGTCCATTTTATTATTTATCAAAGAGAATTGATGAATGTTTTTCATAGTAAGGAAAATCACAATGGAATGAATTTTGTAATCCAACCAGATCCTGATTATATTCATTTGAGTTCAGTTACTGATAATGGTCAATTTAGAATTATGACTACTTGGGAGCCTGAGATTCTAAAATCTAATTCAAATGCAAAAATAATTTTTGATGTCACAGATGTTTTCTTAAAAAATAAACCAGTTTCTACACAATATTATTTCTCAATCACTCAAAATGATCGTATTATATTTGAGCAAAGCGGAATAAGTACTGATTCTAAAGATGAGCAAAATGTTGTAGAATTTTTTATTCCCGCTGATGTTACAGGAATTGTACATCTTAATTTTAAAAATTTAAACAACAACAATCTTGCAAAGGCAACTATTCCAATTGTTATTGATAGAATTAATACTCTAGAAATTATTATTCCTGATTGGATTCGAAATAGTGCATTATGGTGGTCTGAGGATCAAATTGATGATGATACTTTCATTCAAGGAATTGAATATCTTATCAAAAATCAAATAATAGTAATCCCTTCAACACAACAGGAAACTTCAAACTCTCAAGAAATTCCTGATTGGATTAAAAATAATGCTAAATGGTGGATATCTAATCAAATTGATGACAAAACATTTGCTCAAGGGTTAGAATTTTTAATTAAAAATGGAATAATTCATGTATGATTATACTAGTTCGAAAAATGAACCAGTCCTTTTAAATCTGAAAAAATGTCAACTCTATTACTTTGTTTAAACCTGAAAGTATAGTTGAAAGAAAATCAGTCTTATTCTCAATTGTTGTAACTGGAGTTATAGCAATATTGTCTTTACCAATTATTGTTCCTCATCTATTACATGGCTATCACTTGGCGCATATTTTTTTGCATATTGGTGGACTAAGTCTTGCTGTGTTCATTTCAGTAATTGCAGGATTTGCATATTATAGGTTGAGGACAAAACGACTTTTATTTAGCACTACAGCATTTACTAACTTTATTGGTGCTGAAATTTTTTTATTAGTAGATGCAACATGGCCTACCATCTATGATTTTGATATGATGTCTATTTCTGAAATAGGACATTTATTGACGTTTATAACATTAGGGTTACTAGCGTTAGGAGTATTTAGAAATGACTGACAGAGATTCACAAATTCAACAAATCATTGAAAAAAATCCAGGAATCCAATTTCGTGAAATTATGCGTTCATCTGGATTAAAAAATGGTGTATTGAGCCATTATTTAGGAAAATTAGAAAAAAATGGAATTATTAAAGCAAAACGAGGTCCAAGGCAAATAAGATTCTACCCTCCTCGAATTACTGAAGACGAAACCATAATCATCAAAGCCCTAAGAAAACAAACTCCTCGTGATCTTATACTTGCATTAGTAAAAGAAGATGGATTAGAATTTTCACAACTAGTAAACGAGGTTAAAAAATCACCATCAACTGTTTCACTTTATCTATCCCAACTTGTTGAAGATGAACTAGTAGAAGTAAAATTAGTTCAACTCAAAAAGAGATATTATATTAAAGCAAGAGATCTGATAGATAAATTAGTTGAAGACCATAGGCCTGGATTACTTGAGAAACCAACTTCTGGATTTGAAGATATTTTCAACTCTTTTTAGATCTTCAGAATCAAAAATTCTATTTCTGTTTGTATTATTATTTTTAATCTTGGTTGTTCCTCAAGTAGCATATGCTAATGTTTATGTCCCATTACATGAATATCTAGGATATTTTGATTCGACTGGAATCTATACAGTAGTTGGAAATGTTAAAAATGAAAATCATTTTGCAATAATTCCAACAATCACTGTATCTGTAATTGATGATTATAAAACTATGTCAAAAACAATCAAGCATGTTCCTTTAGGTGCTGGTAAGGAAATACCATTTAAAATAAAGTTTCCAGAATTAATATCCAACACTCCAATTCTTATGAATCCTGAGATAATTTTTGATAAAACCATAAAAAATGAAATTCCAATTCAAGTACTTTATGATAAAACCTTAATCAAACACAGTGATGGACACATTTCAGGAAGAATTCAAAATACCGGTGAAAAAACTATCTATTATCCTAAAATTTATGCAGTAGTTCATGGTTATGAACTGGTATTAGATATTACACAAAATATTGAATTTATTGAAAAAATTGAGCCAGAAGAAATTGTTGAATTTTCAATGTATCCTGACCCATCAATTACTGCCGATGTTTTTTATTATAGCTGTTTTGCACCAGTAGACACTACCGTAATTCCAGTAACTGCGAAGAAGAATGGAGGGGAATTTGATTTTCGATATGATTCAGGTGCATGGTATTCAGCCGCTGAATTCAGTAATGATGGAACAACCCTTACTATGCGTGGATACAATAGTTATCCGCTTCAAACATACGCTAATTTTGAATTTCCACCAATTACAGGCAAAGAAAAGTTTGATGTTACAATAAATGACAAGCCTATAGAATTCATTCAGAGTGTTGATGAGATGGATCAATGGCATGTTGCATTTATTGTAGAACCACACTCACAAGGAATTCTAAAAATTACTGGCTTTGAAAAAGGATTACCTCCTGAAATTCCTCAATGGATTAAAATAAACGCTAAATGGTGGATATCTGATCAAATCTCTGATTCTGAATTCATGAAGGGAATAGATTTTTTATTCAAAAAAGGAACAATATTTGTTGCAGATAAACAGTTCATTGTAGAATCTGACTGGTATATTCCATCTTGGTTCAAGACCACTGCATTATGGTGGTCTGAAGAAAAAATTTCTGATGATGATCTTCTAAATGCAATTGAAAATCTTGTGAAACAAAAAATAATTGTAATTTAATCTGATGGATTCAACTAACAGTTAATTTTATTTTATTAAATATTGGTGGAAATTCATTTTCTAAAGGAAATTTTATTTTAGTAATACAATCTTTTAATATACTTCAAAATAATCTGTATGTATTCCTATGTGGATTAAAAACAACGCAGGTTGGTGGGCTGATGGAT belongs to Nitrosopumilus sp. and includes:
- a CDS encoding peptidase, whose amino-acid sequence is MNNKFAILLIIIGIFTIPIILPNAFAHGLGGDQAEPISFGGMEVTVRTQLSPSDITVGEINSANMQVRFFDTLTDENLDKVTYRIEVWQSGELLARNLFYDLDGRLDVKIKPQPTCNKTHLEECSIYGGSEHVSAPGALFVQGAACTDDNLDICARPSITGPIFVKGGLYKIRVDIEAATSPRTILANLLSYETFVSVAQEQNFFLKTANAEEIPVIIKTYYDDVDNFKFDQSDNSISFDMPFDWSPSYVDLVQVVHEEVRVPKTFTPYAEGKQFKGYVNGVEIDQRALLNDPYSHDDTNIIHFLITKNELQKINEKLGSDNYDNPKMDLKLVPLSEASKSSTEFYLVDTVNHKQIPTTVNISWDGKYGANQEIPFEFTFFNENRELIKDIHYAYFVFDESDKEIASNVGDDPSMLGILSTEGIDIQRIFVPSQGQIRVDVKVLGTGLDYNPKYAGIGSAIIEIGPGLSTSVPEKVPIPSWIKNNAEWWAADQIDDNSFVQGIQYLIKENILKIPSTSQGSSSGSNEIPMWIKNNAGWWADGSIDDGSFIQGIQFLIKEGIMKIQS
- a CDS encoding winged helix-turn-helix transcriptional regulator, whose amino-acid sequence is MTDRDSQIQQIIEKNPGIQFREIMRSSGLKNGVLSHYLGKLEKNGIIKAKRGPRQIRFYPPRITEDETIIIKALRKQTPRDLILALVKEDGLEFSQLVNEVKKSPSTVSLYLSQLVEDELVEVKLVQLKKRYYIKARDLIDKLVEDHRPGLLEKPTSGFEDIFNSF
- a CDS encoding peptidase, with the translated sequence MVVPQVAYANVYVPLHEYLGYFDSTGIYTVVGNVKNENHFAIIPTITVSVIDDYKTMSKTIKHVPLGAGKEIPFKIKFPELISNTPILMNPEIIFDKTIKNEIPIQVLYDKTLIKHSDGHISGRIQNTGEKTIYYPKIYAVVHGYELVLDITQNIEFIEKIEPEEIVEFSMYPDPSITADVFYYSCFAPVDTTVIPVTAKKNGGEFDFRYDSGAWYSAAEFSNDGTTLTMRGYNSYPLQTYANFEFPPITGKEKFDVTINDKPIEFIQSVDEMDQWHVAFIVEPHSQGILKITGFEKGLPPEIPQWIKINAKWWISDQISDSEFMKGIDFLFKKGTIFVADKQFIVESDWYIPSWFKTTALWWSEEKISDDDLLNAIENLVKQKIIVI
- a CDS encoding copper-binding protein, with amino-acid sequence MKFLLMLLLIPLLIIPAFAEEQTMVTEKGTLDVKLTYDKIDPNTQTKINIDFINPQTKKIQEHIDYTISVSKDGETVFGPIPLTHTSVGSVKIPIEFNLGEGIYTMDFTIEGILFQPIPPETVSFDILVGDVYAQPTIDNNKVDGENGGCLIATATYGSEFAPQVQQLRELRDNTILKTSSGMAFMTSFNQFYYSFSPTVADFEREHPIFKEFTKVTLTPMLSSLSLLNHVNIDSEEKMLGYGISIILLNIGMYIGIPIFGILKLYQSRKN
- a CDS encoding peptidase → MEKKYAKKILASGHSLQNLSLITILIISAAFVLGFHNAYGHGVGNETFPPVELDGKLVTLEVSSSKNDPNTKDDQQISISLINFDSKVTLRDTTFLIKSERGEQFLFEQEFKADNGFIVFNFVSEDNDSIIVETENGGNFFSSLLGLESKLVNVKGPRLSEGGLYKFDIKVLTANDYSKKLEKPLTFNAGISIAQTIRYDFIDPNFGEQNIHVVTYYDEISNFNYDFISKKISYFMPFDWTESNINQTSVVHQELVIPKKFGDLLSSGFSIYVNEVKLSDDVINIDDFFSDERVVHFIIYQRELMNVFHSKENHNGMNFVIQPDPDYIHLSSVTDNGQFRIMTTWEPEILKSNSNAKIIFDVTDVFLKNKPVSTQYYFSITQNDRIIFEQSGISTDSKDEQNVVEFFIPADVTGIVHLNFKNLNNNNLAKATIPIVIDRINTLEIIIPDWIRNSALWWSEDQIDDDTFIQGIEYLIKNQIIVIPSTQQETSNSQEIPDWIKNNAKWWISNQIDDKTFAQGLEFLIKNGIIHV